The sequence below is a genomic window from Microbacterium sp. cx-55.
CGCGGCGGACGAAGCGGATGTGGAAGATCCGCACGATCTCGATCGCACCGATCGCGCCGATCGTGAACGCCGTCAGCGCGTACGCCGCCTCGCGTCCCGGGTCGACGAGGGCGAAGAACTGCACCGACAACGGCACGGTGAAGATCGCGGTCAACGCGATGAACATGCCCCCGACGACCAGCACCTTGTAGCGGTTGAGCGGGCGCGACAGGATCGCCAGCACCCAGATTCCGACGACGGCGAGGATGATGGTCGCACCGGTTCGCAACTCGTCGACGCCGACCCCGAGCGACTGCGCGACGAGCGTGTATCCCGTGAGCGTGAGCGCGACGACGATACCGCTCGGGATGGCGAACGACAGGGAACGGCGGAGGAACCCCGGAATGTAGCGGCGCGCGTTGGGCATCAGCGCGAGGAAGAACGCCGGGATGCCGATCGTGAGCCCGTCGGTGATCGACAGCTGCCGCGGCAGGAACGGGAACTCCAGCACGAGCAGTCCGAACAGCAGCGCGAGCCCCGTCGCGTACACGGTCTTGGTCAGGAACAGCATCGACACGCGCTCGATGTTGGCGATGACCTGGCGACCCTCCGCGACGACGTCGGGAAGGTGCGAGAACCGCCCGTCGAGCAGCACGATACGGGCGACCGCCTTGGTGGCGGCGGCCCCCGAGTTCATCGCGATCCCCATGTCGGCCGTCTTGATGGCCAGTGCATCGTTCACACCGTCGCCCGTCATCGCCACGGTATGCCCGCGACTCTGCAGAGCGACCACCATGTCCTTCTTCTGCTCCGGGGTCACCCGACCGAAGACGGTGTGCGCCTCCAACACCGCCGCCATCGCCTCCTGATCGGTCGGCAGGGTGCGCGCGTCGTAGCCCTCGGCGACGTCGAGCCCGACCTCCCGCGCGATCGCAGCGACCGTGCGCGGATTGTCCCCGGAGATGATCCGCACACCGACGCCCTGGGCGCGGAAGTACGCGAGCGTCTGCGCGGCGTCGTCGCGGACCTGCTCGCGGAAGGTCACGACCGCGATCGGGCGGAGGCGGGCGGGCAGGTGCTCCGCATCCGCGTCCTCCTCCGACAACACCGTCGGCGCGTGTCCGAGGACGAGGGTCCGGAGGCCCCGGGACGCCAGCGTCACCACCTGGGCGCCGAGGTCGGATGCCGCATCCGTCGCGTCGTCGCCGAAGACCATCTCGGGCGCCCCGAGCACCCAGGTGCCGTCGCCGTCGAACGAGACGGCACTCCATTTGCGGGCAGAGGAGAACGGGATCGTGCGCACCGCAGCGCGGGTCTCATGCACGGGGTAGGCCTCGCGAAGGCTCCGCGCCGTCGCGTTCGCGTCGGGAGCCGCCGCGTACCACGCGAGCGCGTCACGCCATCCGCCCACCTCACCCGGCAGTGCGTGCACATCGTCGTAGGCGATCTCGCCCACGGTGAGGGTCCCGGTCTTATCGAGGCAGATCACATCGACGCGGGCCAAGCCCTCGACGGCGGGAAGCTCGTTGACGAGCACCTGCTTCGCGGCGAGCTCGCCGCACCGACCGCGAAGGCGATCGACGTCATCAGCACGAGTCCGAGCGGGATCATCGCGGTCAGCGAGGCGATCGTATTGACGACCGCCTGCACCCAGCGTCCTTCACCGAAGATCGTCGCCCAGCCTCCCGTCACCATGACCTGGGCGTTGAGCACGAGCAGGCCGATCGGCCCGATGCCCCAGCTCACCCATTTCAGGACCCGATTGAGACTCGAACGCAGCTCGCTCGACACCAGCGAGAACCGCTTCGCCTCCCCCTGGAACCGGTTGGCGTACGAATCCGCCCCCACTCGGGTGACAATGGCGTCCCCTTCGCCACCGACCACGACCGAGCCCGAGAGCGCCTCATCGGACGGCTTCTTGTCGACCGCATCTGCCTCGCCCGTCAGCATCGACTCGTCGATCTGCAGTCCGCGGGAGGTGACGACGACCGCGTCGGCGGCGACCTGGTCTCCGGCGCGCAGCACCAGGACGTCATCCTGCACCACCTCCACCGGAGCGATCTCGACCTCGATGCCGTCCCGGCGGACCCGTGCCTGCGCGGCGTTCAGAAGCGCGAGCTTGTCGAGTGCCGACTTCGCCCGGAACTCTTGGACGGTGCCGATGATCGCGTTGGCGAAGGCCGCGAGGCCGAACAGCGCATCCTGCCAGCGCCCGACGAGCAGCAGGATGAGAAAGCACCCGCCGACGATGCCGTTGAAGAGCGTGAACACGTTCGCCCGCACGATGCTGCCGACGCTGCGGCTCGTGTCGGCGACGTAGGCATTGTCGCGGTCGTCGGTCTTGCGTTCCGCGACCTGCGCGGCGGTGAGACCGATTGCCGGGTCGACCTTCGGGGATCGATCGGTCGCGTCCGCCACTGCATCCCCCGCGTTCATAGGCTCACTGTAACGATGGCCGCATACGCGCGTCGCGCGGGCAAACAGTTCCGTCCGACCTGCTCGGTCAGAGCGACCGGATCTCTCCGCGCTTCATCTCCCACGACTGTGGGGCGAGCCAGGCGCGCGCGGCGACCACCAGGGCATCGACGCCGCGGGCGAGCGTCGGTTCGATGATGGGCGCGAAGTGCGGCGAGTGGTTAGATGGCACGTCGCTGTCGAGCGTGCCCGCGGCGGCCGCAGCCATGTACAACGCGGCGTCCGCTCCACCGAGGATCCAGTAGACGAGGGGCGCCTGCGCCGCCGCGGCCAGGATGCCGACGTCCTCGCTGCCGCTGACCGCCCCCGGTGCCAGTACGCTGGCGTCGCCGAACGCCGCGCGGAATGCCGCGTTCGTGCGCGCCGTCCCGTCGGGGTCGTTGACCATCACGGGAAACGACTGTGCGTAGTGGATGCGCGGCTCGGGCGCACCGGAAACGGCGGCTTCGCCGCGCACGATGCGCTCGATCGCCTCGATGATGCGGATACGCACCGGCTCGCTGAAGGCGCGCACGGTGAGACCGAGACTCGCCGTGTCGGGGATGATGTTGTTCTTCGTGCCCGCGGAGATACGCCCCACAGTGACCACCGCTGTCTCCTGCGGCGCTACCTCACGAGCGACGATGGTCTGCAGGCGGAGCACGATGGACGCGGCGAGCACGATCGGATCGATGGTCGTCTCCGGGCGGGATCCATGCCCGCCGCGCCCGTAGACCGTGATGTCGATGCTGTTCGCCCCCGCGAAGGCCGGACCCGAATG
It includes:
- a CDS encoding amidohydrolase, whose amino-acid sequence is MTDFAAPLADLYRDLHRHPEPAFEETRTAGVAAACLRYSGYEVIERVGRTGVVGVLRNGEGPTVLIRADMDALPVHEDTGLDYASTVEGMMHACGHDVHVAALIGAADRLAQTRHEWSGTVIALFQPAEESGDGAQAMIDDGLYEKVPLPDVVLGQHVGPAPAGVVGAHSGPAFAGANSIDITVYGRGGHGSRPETTIDPIVLAASIVLRLQTIVAREVAPQETAVVTVGRISAGTKNNIIPDTASLGLTVRAFSEPVRIRIIEAIERIVRGEAAVSGAPEPRIHYAQSFPVMVNDPDGTARTNAAFRAAFGDASVLAPGAVSGSEDVGILAAAAQAPLVYWILGGADAALYMAAAAAGTLDSDVPSNHSPHFAPIIEPTLARGVDALVVAARAWLAPQSWEMKRGEIRSL